A region of the Caballeronia sp. TF1N1 genome:
GCGCCCGAACTCACCACCAAGGCGACCTTCAAACTCGCCGACAGCATGTACGACAACTTGCCGCTCACCGGCGAAGGCACGGTGCAACTGGCGGGCATGCGGCTCTTGCCAAGCGCGGCCAAGTTGTCTGTCGCGGGCAACGATGTCGATCTGAACGGCAGTTTCGGCGCGCCCGGCGACCGGCTGCGTTTTCGCGTCGATGCGCCGCAACTCGAGCGCCTCGGCTTCGGTCTCGCGGGGACGGTGAAGGCGGACGGCGATCTGACCGGCTCGATTGCGCATCCGAACGTGGCGGCGAATTATCAGGCCGATGGCGTCGTGTTCGGCGCGAACCGCGTCGGTCATGCGGAAGGTCGCGCGGACATTCGCGATGGCTCGAACGGCGCGCTCGTCTTCACGCTGAAAGCGCGCGATGCGAGCACCTCGGGCATCGAAGTCGCCACGCTCGATGCGAACCTCAACGGCACACGCATGCATCACACGCTCGACGTGACCGCGACCGGCAAGGTTCAGGGGCAGCCGGTGAATCTCGCGCTCGGCGCGAACGGCAAGTTCACCGATGCCGCCGACGGCCCGCATTGGGACGGCACGATCACGAAGCTCACCAACAAGGGCACGCCGTCGGTCAATCTCGAACAGCCGCTCACCGTGAGCTACGGTCCGGCCAGGCTCGTGCTCGGCGCGACGCGGCTCGTCGCGGAAGGCGCGGCGCTCAATCTCAAGTCGTTCGCGCTCGATCACGGCCGCATCCAGTCGGCCGGAACGTTGACGAATCTCTCGGTGCCGCGGCTTCTGGCCGTGCGTCAGGAAATGACGGGCGAGGAGCCACCGATCCGCACCGACCTCGTCTTCGATGGCGACTGGAACTTCTCGCTCGGCGCCACGGCGACCGGCTATGCGCAGCTCAAGCGCCGCAGCGGCGATGTGACCGTGGAAGGCACCCGTGGCGTCTCGGCGCTCGGCATCAACGACATCTCGGCGCGCGCCGATTTCTCCAACGGCAATACGCTCAACGCGACGCTGCGCGCGCAGGCGACGCGCATCGGCGTGATCGATGCCAACGCGCACACGCCGCTCGCCAATCGCGACGGCATGCTGACCGTGGTCGACGAAGCGCCGCTCTCCGGCGCGATCAACGCGAATATCCCCGAACTGCGCACCACCGGCGGGCTGCTCGGCCCGAGCTATCTGCTGGGCGGCAAGCTTGCGCTCAAGTTGAGCATCGCGGGGATCGTCGCCAAGCCGAATCTGTCGGGGTCGCTGACGGGCGACAATCTTTCGGCGACGGTCGTCGATCAGGGCGTTCAGTTGAAGGACGGCATCATTCGCATTGCGCTGTCGGAGAATCTGGTGGACTTCCAGCAGGTGGAGTTCCACGGCGCGAGCGGCACGTTGCGCGCGACGGGCAAGGTGCGGCTCGATCAGGCACAGCCGGACCTCACTGCGAGCATCATCGCGGACAAGCTGGAACTGTTCGCTTCGCCCGACCGGCAATTGTCGCTTTCGGGCAGCGCGAGTATCGCGAACGCGGGATTGCAGGGCGGCATGGCGATCAACGGCAAGTTCACCGTCGATCACGCGCTGTTCGACTTGCCGGAATCCGGCGCGCCATCGCTCGGCGACGACGTGGTCATCGAACGTCCCGATGGCACCATCAAGGGCGAAAACACGACGAAGCAGACGGTGGCCGCAGCGGAAAAACCGGTTGGACCGTTCACGCCGCGCGCGAATATCGACATCGACCTGGGGCAGCGCTTTCGCTTCAAGGGCGCCGGCGCGGATCTCGGGCTTGCCGGCGTCATCAGCGTGACGAGCGCGCCGAACATGCCGCTGCGCGCGGTCGGCAATGTGCGCGTGACGACGCCGGGTTCGAGTTACACGGCGTTCGGGCGCAAGCTCAACATCGAGAACGGCTTCTTCACGTTCAACGGACCGGTGGCGAACCCCGGCATCAATGTCCTCGCGATGCGGCGCAATCAGGAAGTCGAGGCGGGCGTGCAGGTGACGGGCACGGTGCAGGCGCCCGTGGCCAAACTCATTTCCGAACCGAGCGTGCCTGACAACGAAAAGCTCTCGTGGCTCTTGTTCGGTCATGGCACGGATCAGGGCAATAACGTCGGCCAGCAGAGCGCAATGACGAGCGCACTCGCGTTGCTCGGCAGCACGGGCGGCAAGCGTATTGCGCAGACCTTCGGGCTGGATGAATTCACCATCGGTTCGAGCGAAGTGGGCCTGACCGATCCGCAAGTGGTGATGATCGCCAAGGCCATCAACGAGCGGCTGGTGATTGGTTACGAGCAGGGTCTGCAATCGGCCAGCAACGCGATCAAGGCGACACTGAGCCTGTCGCGATTCTGGTCGGTGACGGCGTATGGCGGGACGTTCCAGGGCGTCGATCTGTCTTACACACGGCGCTTCAATTCGTGGATGCGGCTCTTTTCGTCGACGACGCCCACGCGGTCGGAGCGGGCGGCGGCTTCGTCGGCCGCGGCGGCATCCGAGGTGGAGTCGACCACGGAGTAGATCGCTTTGAAGACGTAAGGGGCCAGGGGCTTGCGAGTCGATCGCATGCCCCTTTTTGTTTTTACGCCGCGCCCGTAACCGATGTCTTTCTCTGGTCCCGAGACCTGCCTCCGATCTGAGTCGTTCTCAAGGTGCGCAAAAACCCGCAAGAACATTCTCAATATGGATGCGCTACATCAACGATTTATGTAGGAAGTTTGTGGTTTTAAGCGTGTTCCTAATCGTTCGCATGGCCCGAGTCAGCATACTCAGCCTTTCGTCAGGAAGCGAGTATGAATATCTTGTTCACGACGCGACCTGACGAATTTTCAAATCGGGCTCAGTCACTCAGGTGACGACTAAGGAATACTTATTATGAAGAAGATCATTCTTCCGCTGGTCGCGGTGTCCATGTCTCTGGCAGGCGCTGCCGCGCACGCCGCACCGGCAGGTAACGGTGGCACGCTGACCATCAACGGAGAGCTGACGGCCAACACGTGCACGGTAAGCGGCAATGCCCAGGGCAACAACTTCACCGTGACGCTGCCGGCGCTTGCCGCAGCGGAACTGACGGACGCCGGCTCTTCCGCGGGCGCCACCGGTTTCAACATTGTGCTGTCCAACTGCACGCCGGCTACGGGCAACGTGCACACGTTCTGGGAATACGGCGCGAACACGCTGGCCGACGGCAACCTGAAGAACAACGGCACGGCGACCAACGTGGAAGTCCAGTTGCTGGACTACAACGGCTCGGGGCAAGCCATCGACGTGAGCAAGGCCGACGGCGCGCAGCAGTCGCAAGACGTTGCGATCACGAGCGGCAGCGCAAGCCTGCAATACGCAGCGCAGTACAACTCGCCAATGGGCGCCGCGACCGCGGGCACGGTGACGAGCCAGGTGACCTACTCGATGGTCTATCAGTAAGTCGATTCGCGAACGAGGACGCCCTCGCGGCGTCTTCGTTTAACCCTCGCACGGCGCGCGGGGTCGAGTCATCGCGTCACCGCAAATTTTGTTGAATGTCATGAGTCTCCGAAAAGTCGTTTTTAGCGCAGTGACAGCGGGTGTGCTCGCTCTCGTTGCGATCCTGCCGTTCGCAGCCAATGCGTCCGTCGTCGTCGCGGGCACGCGCGTGGTGTACAACGCCACGGATAGCGAGGTGACGCTTAAGCTGTCCAACGCGGGAAAATCGCCGGCCCTGACGCAGGTGTGGCTCGACAAGGGCGATCCCAAGGTCGATCCGGCTCAGATCGATCTCCCGTTCGTGCTCACGCCGCCGTTTGCGCGTATCGATCCGGGCAAGGCGCAGACCGTCCGTATCGCGTATACCGGCGAAGCGCTGCCGAAAGATCGCGAAACCCTGCTCTGGTTCAACATGCTGGAAGTGCCGCCGAAGCCAACCGAAGCTCAGGCCGGCGCGAACTACGTCCAGCTCGCATTCCGCTCGCGCCTGAAGTTTTTCTTTCGCCCGCAAGGTTTGCCGGGCAGCGCCGACGACGCACCGGGCAAGCTCACATGGCGGCTGTCGTCGCAAGGCGGCAAGTCCGCGCTCGTGGTTTCGAATCCGACGCCTTATCACGTGACGATCATCGACGCTCATGTGGGCGAAGGCGAACATGCCGCCCGATTCGATGAAGGCGGCATGGTGCCGCCGGGTGGCGAGCTCACGCTGCCACTGTCCGGTAAGACGACCGCGAACGGCCAGGTCTCGTTCACGACCCTGAACGACTACGGCGGTCCCACGAAGCACGAGGCAGCGATCCACTGAGACGCGCTGCATGCGGGCTATCTGACCGATTCACGAGCGACGCGAAGGATGTCGATTCCTTCGCCATCGGTCGGCCACACGCCGGGCGCGAATAGCCTGGCGTTCACGTACACCAAGACTTAATCGTCGCGAGGCAGCGAGCCCCGGATGCCGATGTTTCCCATCGGTGGGGAGCGGTGTTGCCCGCGAATCCGGCTCGATATGAATGAACGCTGCATGGAATCGAATTCGAGGTTCGCTCTCTCGCTGAGTCGGACCAGCGTCGCCGTGATGCTCGCCTTCGCCGCGGCGCATGCCAGGGCCGATGCAAACACGCCGGCTCGCACGGACACTTCGTCATCGTCCGGGGTGCGGCCGGATCGGGCTCAGGCCTCGTCCGATGTTAAGGCTGCATCGAGTGGTGCGACGGTTGCATCGACGGCGTCGACCTCGACGGCATCGACCTCGACGGCATCGGCCGCATCGACCGCATCGACCGCATCAGCCGCGCCCGAGGCCGTGGAGTTCGACCCGGGCTTCCTGCGCTTTGCTGGCGCGGCGGTCATGGACGTCAGCCGCTTCGACAAGGGCAACATCGCACTGGCCGGCAATTACCGCGCCGCACTGTACGTAAACGGCGTGTGGCTTGGCATGACCGCCATCACGTTGCGCAATGTCGGCGCGCCGGATCATCGCGCGGTCCCGGTCTTCGATCGCGATCTGCTCGCGCGCGCGGGCGTCGATACCATGCGCCTGCCCGATTCCGCGTTAGCGCAACTCGACGCCGCGAACAGCACGGGCGGCGTGGCGCTGCCGGACCTGATCCCGCAGGCGACGGCCACCTTCGACATGGGCGAACAGCGCCTCGACGTGAGCGTGCCGCAAGCGATGATGAGCCGCAACGCGCGCGGCTGGGTCGATCCGAAGCTGTGGGACGAAGGCGTGCCAGCCGCGACCTTGCAGTACAACGCCAACGTGTATCGCTCGGATGGCGGCGGCGTGTCGAACACTCAGGGTTATCTGGGCGTGACGGCGGGTCTCAACTTCGACGCCTGGCGTTTTCGCTACAACGGCAACGTCACGACATCGTCGTTTGGCGGCACGCATGCACAGAGCCTGCAGACGAATGTGCAGCGCTCGCTGATTCCGCTCAAGAGCCAGTTGACGCTCGGCGACTCCTACACCGACGGCTCGATCTTCGATTCGTTCGGCGTGCGCGGCGTGCAACTCGCAACCGACGACCGCATGTACCCGGAATCGCAGCGCGGCTATGCGCCGATCGTGCGGGGTATCGCCAATACCAACGCGAACGTTCAGGTTAAGCAAAACGGCAATCTCATCTACGAGACGACGGTCGCGCCGGGTCCTTTCGAGATCAACGATCTCTACCCGACCGGCTACGGCGGCGACCTGCAGGTGATCGTCACCGAAGCGGACGGCAGCCAGCACGTTGCATCCGTGCCGTATGCCGCGCCCGTGAATTCGCTGCGCGAGGGGCGTTGGCGCTTGAACGTGGCAGCGGGCCAGTATCGCAATTCGAGCGAATCGGGCCATCCGTATGTCGTGCAGGCCGGTGTGCAGCACGGCGTGAACAACCTGGTCACGCTATATGGCGGCTCGATCGTCGCCGAAGACTACATTTCGGCGGCGCTCGGCGCGTCGCTCAACACGTCGGTCGGTGCATTCGCCTTCGACGCGACGCAAGCCAATGCGAATCTGCCGAAATCCGGCAGCCGGAGCGGACAGAGCCTTCGCCTTTCGTTCTCGCGCAGCTTCACGCCGACGAACACCGACGTCACGCTCGCGGCGTACCGCTATTCGACGAGCGGCTTCCTCGGGTTCCGCGACGCCATGAACCTGCGCGACCTCGAGTCGAAGGGCACCGCGTTCATGAGCAACGGCATCCAGAAAGGTCGCCTGCAGCTCACGCTCAACCAGAACCTCGACAAGTGGGGCTCCATTTACGCATCGGGCTACACGCAGAACTACTGGAACAAGCATGGCAACGATACCGCGTTCCAGGTCGGCTACAACACGAACGTCGGGCGCGTCGGCGTGGGGGTTTCGGCTTCGCGCGAACTCGACACGTCAACCGCGAACTGGGACAACCGCGTGATGCTCACGCTGAGCGTTCCCCTCGATCTGGGCACGAACATCGCCAATTCGACGACGAGCTTCTCGCACGACTCGCGCGACAACACGAACCAGATTCAGGAAACCTTCACGGGCACGCTAGGCAAGGACTATGAGATGAACTACGGCGTGAGCGCGGGCCACACATCGGGTGATCCCGGCAGCCACAGCGACAGCCTTAGCGCCAACGTCGGCTATTTCTCACCTGTCGCGCAGTTGCGCGCGAATGTTGGCCGCGCCAACGGATACACGCAGGCAGGCGCGGGTGCGTCCGGTTCCGTGGTCGCGTACGGGGGCGGTCTGGTCTTGTCACCGCAAAGCGGCGACACGTTGGCGATTGTCGAGGCGAACGATGCCGCCGGAGCGCGCATTGCCAGTTCGCCCGGCGTGCGTCTGAACGGCGCCGGCCGCGCGGCCGTGGCGGGCATGCAGCCGTATTCGCAGAACGCGGTGGAGATCGACACCAAGGGCTTGCCGATGGGCGTGCAGCTCAAGACCACCGAGCAGCACTTTGCACCAACGGCCGGCGCGGTGTCGCTCGTGAAGTTCGATACCGAAGACCGAGGCCGCGCAATCGTCTTGCGCTTGCGTCGTCTGAACGGCGAGCCGGTGCCGTTCGGCGCGGACGTGCTGGATGCGAGCGGCGAATCCGTTGGCGCCGTGACGCAGGGCAGCCGCGCGATGTTGTATAGCAAGGCCGCGAGTGGCGATCTGATCGCCCGTTGGGGCTCGGCGGCCGATCAGAGTTGCAAGGTGCATTACGCGTTGCCCGAAGCCGACGGGAGCCGGGCGGCATCGACTGCCTTCGCGGATGCAGCCTGCAACTAAGCCGATATCTCCACGACATGAATCTGCAATCGACAAAGACCCGCACGAGCGGCGGCAACATGAACACGTTTGAATGACTATGCGCACACTTGGATCACTTCTGGCT
Encoded here:
- a CDS encoding translocation/assembly module TamB domain-containing protein: MVDIKGMTESSAQGSKDEPRWDEAGGVVASDADAGGGNNGGSGGSGDDKKPRRGGFRRFMRWLGVLALVIVLIVVLAIGTVLFVLNTERGTRYAWQAATSLLKGQLTGKLDGGAIATGVSLRDVHWKSPDGKGTDIAVDSVSGRWALTREPLRFTIDYLHVGTIDARIAPSQEKSTKTELPKDLRLPIQLAIRDLSVEKLRLHQGATTTEFSRLLFNGGSDGQHHQATVQRLDTPFGAVTASAKLDGGARPFPLSGDAGYTGKLNGEAVQVGARLSGSLEDLIADIDASGMKLNGRAHVEALPFGDVPLKLAIVNVDHVNPQAFSPGAPFADLAVSAEVKPVENAPGFVVSGPVSIVNAKPGAIDKKLLPLIDAHANVRLDASAQSITDLNVRLVKDATVTGGGSLKGGDGKFDLKVAKLDLNAIEASVRPTDFSGPISVVLAGDTQTIAADLNDPKAAIRAQAKVKLDPKQTALDEVKLTVGKGRVEANGVLKKDTNSSYDLKAKFIDFNPLLLTQQLLQPKPAPVRKGTQKKPAAPARAIEARVNGTLAASGRLAPELTTKATFKLADSMYDNLPLTGEGTVQLAGMRLLPSAAKLSVAGNDVDLNGSFGAPGDRLRFRVDAPQLERLGFGLAGTVKADGDLTGSIAHPNVAANYQADGVVFGANRVGHAEGRADIRDGSNGALVFTLKARDASTSGIEVATLDANLNGTRMHHTLDVTATGKVQGQPVNLALGANGKFTDAADGPHWDGTITKLTNKGTPSVNLEQPLTVSYGPARLVLGATRLVAEGAALNLKSFALDHGRIQSAGTLTNLSVPRLLAVRQEMTGEEPPIRTDLVFDGDWNFSLGATATGYAQLKRRSGDVTVEGTRGVSALGINDISARADFSNGNTLNATLRAQATRIGVIDANAHTPLANRDGMLTVVDEAPLSGAINANIPELRTTGGLLGPSYLLGGKLALKLSIAGIVAKPNLSGSLTGDNLSATVVDQGVQLKDGIIRIALSENLVDFQQVEFHGASGTLRATGKVRLDQAQPDLTASIIADKLELFASPDRQLSLSGSASIANAGLQGGMAINGKFTVDHALFDLPESGAPSLGDDVVIERPDGTIKGENTTKQTVAAAEKPVGPFTPRANIDIDLGQRFRFKGAGADLGLAGVISVTSAPNMPLRAVGNVRVTTPGSSYTAFGRKLNIENGFFTFNGPVANPGINVLAMRRNQEVEAGVQVTGTVQAPVAKLISEPSVPDNEKLSWLLFGHGTDQGNNVGQQSAMTSALALLGSTGGKRIAQTFGLDEFTIGSSEVGLTDPQVVMIAKAINERLVIGYEQGLQSASNAIKATLSLSRFWSVTAYGGTFQGVDLSYTRRFNSWMRLFSSTTPTRSERAAASSAAAASEVESTTE
- a CDS encoding fimbrial protein: MKKIILPLVAVSMSLAGAAAHAAPAGNGGTLTINGELTANTCTVSGNAQGNNFTVTLPALAAAELTDAGSSAGATGFNIVLSNCTPATGNVHTFWEYGANTLADGNLKNNGTATNVEVQLLDYNGSGQAIDVSKADGAQQSQDVAITSGSASLQYAAQYNSPMGAATAGTVTSQVTYSMVYQ
- a CDS encoding fimbria/pilus periplasmic chaperone — protein: MSLRKVVFSAVTAGVLALVAILPFAANASVVVAGTRVVYNATDSEVTLKLSNAGKSPALTQVWLDKGDPKVDPAQIDLPFVLTPPFARIDPGKAQTVRIAYTGEALPKDRETLLWFNMLEVPPKPTEAQAGANYVQLAFRSRLKFFFRPQGLPGSADDAPGKLTWRLSSQGGKSALVVSNPTPYHVTIIDAHVGEGEHAARFDEGGMVPPGGELTLPLSGKTTANGQVSFTTLNDYGGPTKHEAAIH
- a CDS encoding fimbria/pilus outer membrane usher protein, whose translation is MESNSRFALSLSRTSVAVMLAFAAAHARADANTPARTDTSSSSGVRPDRAQASSDVKAASSGATVASTASTSTASTSTASAASTASTASAAPEAVEFDPGFLRFAGAAVMDVSRFDKGNIALAGNYRAALYVNGVWLGMTAITLRNVGAPDHRAVPVFDRDLLARAGVDTMRLPDSALAQLDAANSTGGVALPDLIPQATATFDMGEQRLDVSVPQAMMSRNARGWVDPKLWDEGVPAATLQYNANVYRSDGGGVSNTQGYLGVTAGLNFDAWRFRYNGNVTTSSFGGTHAQSLQTNVQRSLIPLKSQLTLGDSYTDGSIFDSFGVRGVQLATDDRMYPESQRGYAPIVRGIANTNANVQVKQNGNLIYETTVAPGPFEINDLYPTGYGGDLQVIVTEADGSQHVASVPYAAPVNSLREGRWRLNVAAGQYRNSSESGHPYVVQAGVQHGVNNLVTLYGGSIVAEDYISAALGASLNTSVGAFAFDATQANANLPKSGSRSGQSLRLSFSRSFTPTNTDVTLAAYRYSTSGFLGFRDAMNLRDLESKGTAFMSNGIQKGRLQLTLNQNLDKWGSIYASGYTQNYWNKHGNDTAFQVGYNTNVGRVGVGVSASRELDTSTANWDNRVMLTLSVPLDLGTNIANSTTSFSHDSRDNTNQIQETFTGTLGKDYEMNYGVSAGHTSGDPGSHSDSLSANVGYFSPVAQLRANVGRANGYTQAGAGASGSVVAYGGGLVLSPQSGDTLAIVEANDAAGARIASSPGVRLNGAGRAAVAGMQPYSQNAVEIDTKGLPMGVQLKTTEQHFAPTAGAVSLVKFDTEDRGRAIVLRLRRLNGEPVPFGADVLDASGESVGAVTQGSRAMLYSKAASGDLIARWGSAADQSCKVHYALPEADGSRAASTAFADAACN